A part of Vulcanisaeta moutnovskia 768-28 genomic DNA contains:
- a CDS encoding MFS transporter codes for MLGWGMDAYDFVAYAFVAPIIAPLFFGQLGHLGSILATLATFSVSLAVRPLGGVFFGNLADKLGRRGVLYITMLGAGLSSFLMGFLPTYAQAGILAIILLVILRFVVGFFLGGEYSSSGIMAVESVAKRRGLASGIMQAGFDLGIFGVTFTYTLVATYLPQSALSTIGWRIVFWSGIVTTIIGWLFRRKFLTESFEWERAEKVSTPYRVLFTKYWLPVIVILLATMGFLYEYYVMLELSPFVLQSVLNYTPALAGLILTVLSASDAIGSIFGGVLVDWLRSSARALLTTALIIIALIYPTMYAILMLGNGWLVLLWDFIAVLPVGVMQVYIRDLLPPSVRATGAGLSYNGGTWLAAWAAIVTTLMAGASTKPGPWLSAIVINTIWSSVLMVISSMAAITIIRKMKT; via the coding sequence ATGCTAGGTTGGGGAATGGATGCCTATGACTTTGTTGCCTATGCCTTCGTTGCACCAATAATAGCTCCTCTATTCTTCGGTCAACTAGGTCATTTAGGCTCAATACTGGCTACGTTGGCCACCTTCAGCGTATCACTGGCTGTTAGGCCCCTCGGTGGTGTCTTCTTTGGTAACCTGGCTGATAAGTTGGGTAGACGTGGCGTTCTTTATATAACGATGCTTGGCGCAGGCCTTTCAAGTTTCCTAATGGGCTTCCTACCGACCTATGCTCAGGCCGGTATATTAGCGATAATACTACTAGTGATTCTAAGGTTTGTTGTTGGTTTCTTCCTTGGTGGTGAGTACTCATCGAGCGGTATTATGGCTGTTGAAAGCGTTGCTAAGAGGAGAGGGTTGGCCAGTGGTATTATGCAGGCAGGCTTTGACCTCGGTATATTCGGCGTCACCTTCACCTACACCTTAGTCGCCACTTACCTGCCGCAGAGCGCCTTGAGTACTATTGGTTGGAGGATCGTGTTTTGGAGCGGTATTGTCACTACAATAATTGGTTGGCTATTTAGGAGGAAGTTCCTAACAGAATCCTTTGAGTGGGAGAGGGCGGAGAAGGTCAGTACTCCCTACAGGGTTTTATTCACGAAGTATTGGCTACCCGTAATAGTGATTCTACTGGCCACCATGGGCTTCCTCTATGAGTACTACGTAATGCTCGAGCTCTCACCGTTTGTACTACAAAGCGTACTCAACTACACACCAGCCCTAGCCGGTCTAATACTCACGGTATTATCGGCAAGCGACGCTATTGGCAGCATCTTTGGTGGCGTCCTCGTTGATTGGTTAAGAAGCTCGGCAAGGGCCTTATTGACCACGGCGTTAATAATAATAGCCCTCATATACCCAACGATGTATGCAATACTCATGCTTGGTAATGGCTGGTTAGTGCTACTTTGGGACTTCATAGCAGTACTACCTGTTGGGGTTATGCAAGTTTACATTAGGGACTTGCTACCGCCAAGTGTGAGGGCCACAGGCGCTGGTTTAAGCTATAACGGCGGTACCTGGCTGGCGGCCTGGGCCGCCATAGTAACAACATTGATGGCGGGAGCATCCACAAAGCCAGGCCCATGGCTATCAGCAATAGTCATAAACACAATATGGAGCAGCGTATTAATGGTGATAAGCTCTATGGCAGCCATAACCATTATTAGGAAGATGAAGACTTAA
- the argC gene encoding N-acetyl-gamma-glutamyl-phosphate reductase, translating into MASGRYRVCVVGASGVTGGELLRLLINHPGVELVCATSREFRGEYVFRVHPNLRGRTELTFSDSTIDSVLKKDIDVVFLALPHGQSIEWVPKLYEAGLTIVDLSADFRLKDPKAYVEWYGWEKPHPYPDLLSKAVYGMPELHREELKGAKLIAVPGCMATAAIISLAPVVKAGLVDTDRIVVDAKISSSGAGAHAPRLDLHPFRTYVIRPYEVVHHRHTAEIEQELGLLINRQVRVAFTPHAVDLVRGILTTSHAWLTKPVQEPEVWRAYRTMYGNEPFIRLVKDRAGFQRYPDVKYVIGSNLVDIGFEIDTRLNRLVVLAAIDNLMKGASGQAVQAMNVALGFPETTALDQVPLYPV; encoded by the coding sequence ATGGCGAGTGGTAGGTATAGGGTCTGTGTGGTTGGAGCCAGTGGTGTGACCGGTGGCGAATTACTCAGGCTGTTGATTAATCATCCAGGTGTTGAGCTTGTTTGTGCAACCTCCAGGGAGTTTAGGGGTGAGTACGTATTTAGGGTGCACCCAAACCTGAGGGGTAGGACCGAGTTAACATTCAGTGACTCCACAATAGACTCGGTGCTTAAGAAGGATATCGATGTGGTATTCCTGGCGCTACCCCACGGGCAAAGTATTGAGTGGGTTCCTAAGCTGTATGAGGCTGGGTTAACGATTGTTGACCTATCGGCTGACTTTAGGCTTAAGGATCCAAAGGCGTATGTGGAGTGGTATGGTTGGGAAAAGCCACACCCATACCCAGACCTGCTCAGTAAGGCTGTGTATGGTATGCCGGAGCTTCACAGGGAGGAATTGAAGGGTGCCAAGTTAATAGCCGTACCTGGGTGCATGGCAACTGCCGCAATAATATCACTGGCACCAGTGGTTAAGGCGGGCCTTGTCGATACTGATAGGATAGTTGTTGACGCAAAAATATCGAGCTCGGGCGCTGGGGCCCACGCACCAAGGCTAGACCTACATCCCTTTAGGACATACGTGATTAGGCCCTACGAGGTTGTTCACCATAGGCACACGGCCGAGATAGAGCAGGAACTAGGCCTACTAATTAATAGGCAGGTGCGTGTAGCCTTCACACCACATGCCGTAGACCTGGTTAGGGGTATACTGACAACGTCGCATGCATGGCTAACAAAGCCAGTACAGGAGCCGGAGGTTTGGAGAGCGTACAGGACAATGTACGGTAATGAACCCTTCATCAGACTCGTTAAGGATAGAGCCGGCTTCCAGAGGTACCCAGACGTTAAGTACGTAATAGGGTCGAACCTCGTTGACATAGGCTTTGAGATAGACACTAGGCTGAATAGGCTTGTGGTGTTGGCTGCAATAGACAATCTAATGAAGGGAGCGTCAGGGCAGGCAGTACAGGCAATGAACGTCGCACTGGGCTTTCCAGAAACAACAGCATTAGATCAAGTTCCATTATATCCTGTTTAA
- a CDS encoding RimK family alpha-L-glutamate ligase has product MYDVLRTEEKLLMSEFRRFGVDVELINIDNISLDLNEGWNETGIVLVRPLSHFKASLIARILNTHGVKTINSGMAIENSWNKAIAISILVRSGIPVVPTKLMFSEVPQEDGVDYPAIIKPLHGSWGRLVSLVSDVDELKLILRHKAFSDTYLKVSVIQPFIGDGTDYRVFVVGNETVASMVRRPVEGEWRSNVARGGKAEAVRLGDEVYEMAIKAVYALGLDYAGVDVLYSREYGYVVNEVNAIPEFKGLMSVSGVNIARKIAEYVLNLVRR; this is encoded by the coding sequence CTGTATGATGTCCTAAGGACTGAGGAGAAACTACTCATGAGCGAATTTAGGAGGTTTGGTGTCGATGTCGAATTAATAAATATTGATAACATTTCATTAGACCTTAACGAGGGTTGGAATGAAACTGGCATAGTATTGGTAAGGCCCTTAAGCCATTTTAAGGCTAGTTTAATAGCCCGTATATTGAATACGCATGGCGTCAAGACAATAAATAGTGGTATGGCCATAGAGAACTCCTGGAATAAGGCCATTGCCATATCAATACTGGTCAGGTCAGGCATACCGGTGGTGCCGACGAAGCTCATGTTCTCAGAGGTGCCCCAAGAGGATGGTGTTGATTATCCCGCCATTATTAAACCGCTCCATGGCTCATGGGGTAGGCTCGTAAGCCTAGTCAGTGATGTGGATGAGCTAAAACTGATACTTAGGCATAAGGCCTTTAGCGACACTTACCTAAAGGTGTCGGTGATCCAGCCATTCATTGGTGATGGTACTGACTATAGGGTCTTCGTTGTTGGTAATGAGACTGTTGCTTCAATGGTTAGGAGACCTGTTGAGGGTGAGTGGAGGAGTAATGTGGCTAGGGGTGGTAAGGCCGAGGCTGTTAGGCTTGGCGATGAGGTTTATGAGATGGCTATAAAGGCTGTCTATGCTTTAGGTCTTGACTATGCCGGTGTTGATGTGCTCTATAGTCGTGAGTATGGTTATGTAGTTAACGAGGTTAATGCGATACCCGAGTTTAAGGGCTTAATGAGTGTTTCCGGTGTTAATATTGCGCGTAAAATAGCTGAGTATGTATTAAATTTGGTTAGGAGGTGA
- a CDS encoding aspartate aminotransferase family protein, with the protein MSDDVLRFEDEYLARYYSKKPLNIVRGYMQYVWDSKDNKYLDMHTGFGVAFLGHRNPKVVNAIREQLDKILTVPLTFYSEARAEFVREFMKIVPNSFGKVFLQNSGTEAVEVALKIARKISKRSEFLAFLNSFHGRTLGSLSVTGNEKYRKAFEPLPYRVRFAPFNAVDQVDKLVTEDLAAVIVEPVQGEGGVNPARPEFLKALRQVTRERNVLLIFDEVQTGFGRTGRVWAFENYGVEPDIFTVGKSIAGGLPIGVAVVRREFGDVFEPGEHGSTFAGNPITMAAAKAGVEVLVSEDVPGKARLMGERFMRILEDEVGRLKPVLRVKGLGLMLGVELRKRADAYVDELISLGLLTSVAGGTTVRLLPPYCITDDDLNMAISALSKALAE; encoded by the coding sequence ATGAGCGATGACGTGCTTAGGTTTGAGGATGAGTACCTGGCGAGGTACTACAGTAAGAAGCCGCTGAATATAGTCAGGGGCTACATGCAATACGTGTGGGACTCAAAGGATAACAAGTACCTGGATATGCACACGGGATTTGGCGTGGCCTTCCTAGGGCATAGGAACCCTAAGGTCGTGAATGCAATAAGGGAGCAGTTGGATAAGATACTCACTGTACCACTGACCTTCTATAGCGAGGCCAGGGCTGAGTTCGTTAGGGAGTTCATGAAGATTGTGCCGAACAGCTTCGGTAAGGTCTTCCTACAGAACAGCGGTACTGAGGCTGTTGAGGTGGCGTTGAAGATAGCTAGGAAGATAAGTAAGAGGTCTGAGTTCCTGGCCTTCCTAAACTCATTCCATGGCAGGACCCTGGGCTCACTCTCAGTGACAGGCAATGAGAAGTATAGGAAGGCCTTTGAACCATTGCCCTACAGGGTTAGGTTTGCCCCGTTTAACGCCGTTGACCAGGTCGATAAATTAGTCACTGAGGACTTAGCGGCGGTCATTGTCGAGCCAGTGCAGGGCGAGGGAGGTGTTAACCCAGCAAGGCCTGAGTTCCTAAAGGCCCTTAGGCAGGTCACCAGGGAGAGGAATGTATTGTTAATATTTGATGAGGTTCAGACTGGTTTTGGCAGGACTGGTAGGGTCTGGGCCTTTGAGAATTATGGTGTCGAGCCGGACATATTCACGGTCGGGAAATCAATAGCGGGTGGGTTACCAATAGGCGTGGCGGTTGTTAGGAGGGAGTTTGGCGATGTATTTGAGCCTGGGGAGCACGGTAGTACCTTCGCAGGTAATCCAATAACCATGGCGGCGGCTAAGGCCGGTGTTGAGGTCTTGGTTAGCGAGGATGTACCGGGTAAAGCCAGGCTAATGGGTGAGAGGTTTATGAGAATTCTTGAGGATGAGGTTGGCAGGTTAAAGCCAGTACTTAGGGTTAAGGGTTTGGGTTTGATGCTCGGTGTTGAATTGAGGAAGAGGGCTGATGCTTACGTTGATGAGTTGATCAGCCTGGGACTGCTGACGAGCGTTGCTGGCGGCACAACCGTCAGGTTATTGCCACCATACTGTATCACTGATGATGATTTAAATATGGCGATAAGTGCATTAAGCAAGGCCTTGGCCGAGTGA
- a CDS encoding homocitrate synthase/isopropylmalate synthase family protein, producing MLRDEGIDYVDGEDVLKEVVSQWPLPPVLSFDGLYVEPEVPNNLFITDTTFRDGQQAFYVYYSIDDAIKLFRLLADLDNGSGRIIRSEFFLYTERDRRLVKAVRELGLEWPRVIGWGRARVEDVRLVKEAGLDEMVMLMSISDIHIRYKFNSTRDWVIGKYLEVAEYALRNGIRLRCSLEDVTRSDVVGFVVPFVRRLLKLGEKYGVDIVIKLPDTTGVGVPYPFVSLPYSIPKLVWVFRKVLGLPSDRLEFHGHGDYHMAVANAVAVWLYGAAINNGTLLGIGERAGNVPIEALVLWYARIKGSFDGMNPGAIKDIIETFSSMGYRVPMYQPIVGENAFTTAAGIHIDAQLKNSITYLSMDPRIIGRDARIVIGPYSGKSSIRHWLRLHGIDVNDLIVDTVFERVRSLYDNGFKREPLGDDELMEIVNDVMKSLGQGLA from the coding sequence ATGCTTAGGGATGAGGGTATCGATTATGTAGATGGTGAGGATGTTTTAAAGGAGGTTGTGAGTCAATGGCCGTTACCTCCAGTTTTGTCCTTTGATGGTTTATACGTAGAGCCTGAGGTACCTAACAACTTGTTCATAACTGACACTACCTTTAGGGATGGTCAGCAGGCCTTCTATGTTTATTACTCGATAGATGATGCCATTAAGCTGTTTAGGTTGCTTGCGGATCTTGATAATGGGAGTGGTAGGATTATTAGGAGTGAGTTCTTCCTATATACCGAGAGGGATAGGAGGCTTGTTAAGGCTGTTAGGGAATTGGGCCTGGAATGGCCTAGGGTTATTGGTTGGGGTAGGGCTAGGGTTGAGGATGTGAGGCTTGTTAAGGAGGCTGGCCTTGATGAGATGGTGATGCTTATGTCAATCTCGGATATACATATTAGGTATAAGTTTAATTCCACGAGGGATTGGGTGATCGGTAAGTACCTGGAGGTTGCCGAATATGCGCTTAGGAATGGTATTAGGCTTAGGTGCTCTCTTGAGGATGTGACTAGGTCAGACGTTGTAGGTTTCGTAGTACCCTTCGTGCGTAGGCTACTAAAGTTGGGTGAGAAGTATGGCGTTGACATAGTCATTAAATTACCCGACACCACGGGCGTGGGTGTTCCCTACCCATTTGTCTCGCTGCCATACAGCATACCGAAGTTAGTGTGGGTGTTTAGGAAGGTGCTGGGTTTACCGAGTGATAGGCTTGAGTTTCATGGACATGGTGATTACCACATGGCTGTTGCGAATGCGGTTGCCGTTTGGTTATACGGTGCCGCGATAAATAATGGTACATTGCTCGGTATTGGTGAGAGGGCGGGTAATGTACCAATAGAGGCGCTGGTGCTTTGGTATGCAAGGATTAAGGGTTCCTTTGATGGTATGAATCCAGGTGCCATTAAGGACATTATAGAGACGTTTAGTTCCATGGGTTATAGGGTGCCCATGTACCAACCAATAGTTGGTGAGAACGCATTCACCACAGCGGCCGGAATACACATAGATGCACAGTTGAAGAATTCCATAACCTACCTATCGATGGATCCCAGGATAATCGGCCGTGATGCGAGGATAGTCATAGGGCCATATTCAGGGAAGTCCTCGATAAGGCACTGGCTTAGGCTGCATGGTATTGATGTCAATGATTTAATAGTGGATACGGTCTTTGAGAGGGTTAGGTCACTCTATGATAATGGGTTTAAGAGGGAGCCTTTAGGTGATGATGAACTTATGGAGATAGTAAATGATGTAATGAAATCACTCGGCCAAGGCCTTGCTTAA
- a CDS encoding M20/M25/M40 family metallo-hydrolase: MAFSDEAMLKLLMESLSIYSPTGEEHELAEFLRDLLIMNGFNAAIDDVGNVIAIKGEGKPVLWLHAHMDTVPGFIEVRREGDKIIGRGASDDKGPLMAMTMAFMEADLPKGTLVLTAVVHEEGDSLGTANLIRSNHVPRPDGIVVGEPTGVNKVVTKYRGGSKVDVSISTRGGHASNPDLESNSILIAMRVYDRLREYLKAGTNYEDFLVTPTIMNCGEADNMIPSNCRLVLDIRIPPGKSCDEVRNAVSKLSAEFGSNVVINVRWCTEPVEVPIDNPTARAISRAIIKVLNEKPMLARKWGTSDMNDLVQLTRNLVAYGPGDGLMSHSMEEYILISDYLNAVKIYKQAIIEFMNMYR, translated from the coding sequence ATGGCATTTAGCGATGAGGCGATGTTAAAATTACTCATGGAGTCGTTAAGCATATACTCACCAACAGGTGAGGAGCATGAACTCGCGGAGTTCCTTAGGGATCTACTAATAATGAATGGTTTCAATGCTGCAATTGATGATGTCGGTAACGTAATCGCAATTAAGGGCGAGGGTAAACCCGTACTTTGGCTTCATGCCCATATGGACACAGTGCCCGGCTTCATAGAGGTTAGGCGCGAGGGCGACAAGATAATTGGTAGGGGTGCGAGTGATGATAAGGGTCCATTGATGGCAATGACCATGGCATTCATGGAGGCCGACTTACCCAAAGGCACATTAGTGCTTACGGCTGTTGTTCACGAGGAAGGCGATAGCCTAGGCACGGCTAACCTGATCAGGAGTAATCACGTCCCTAGACCTGACGGTATAGTTGTTGGGGAACCCACCGGCGTCAATAAGGTGGTGACTAAGTATAGGGGTGGATCAAAGGTGGATGTTTCAATAAGCACCAGGGGTGGTCATGCATCGAATCCGGACCTCGAATCGAACTCCATATTAATCGCAATGAGGGTCTATGATAGGTTACGTGAGTATTTAAAGGCTGGCACGAATTATGAGGATTTCCTCGTAACACCAACAATTATGAACTGCGGTGAGGCAGATAACATGATACCAAGTAATTGCAGGCTTGTGCTAGATATTAGGATACCGCCAGGCAAATCCTGCGATGAGGTGAGGAATGCAGTTAGTAAATTAAGCGCTGAGTTTGGTAGCAATGTTGTAATTAACGTGAGGTGGTGCACCGAGCCCGTGGAAGTTCCCATAGATAATCCAACTGCAAGGGCTATTTCAAGAGCCATAATTAAGGTGTTAAATGAGAAACCCATGCTTGCCAGGAAGTGGGGTACCAGTGATATGAATGATCTTGTGCAACTAACGAGGAATCTAGTGGCATATGGACCTGGTGATGGCTTAATGTCCCACTCAATGGAGGAATACATACTTATTAGTGACTACTTGAATGCCGTAAAGATATATAAACAAGCGATTATCGAATTTATGAATATGTATAGATAA
- the lysX gene encoding lysine biosynthesis protein LysX — protein sequence MVLIEVVHFLYDVIRLDEKLLIREFDNLRMNYRLINAEKLTFEFPNSNDMGIAFIRTVSQHRTQMLSQLYEAIGGKSINPAMSILIGNNKAVTLAILSRLGVPIPNSVVALSSKVVIRSLDRVGVPAIVKPVHGSWGRLVSLVGSSDDMDLLIRHRDSMENPQYGTYLLQEFVKKPGRDIRVTVVGDRAVAAIYRYAVGDDWRTNTARGGKAEAVRIDPELEDISVRATKAIGAYYAGVDVVESDGGYKVLEVNTVPEFKNVQRVTGVNVARHIAELVLDMARRG from the coding sequence GTGGTTCTCATTGAAGTCGTTCACTTTCTCTACGATGTCATAAGGCTCGACGAGAAACTCCTAATTAGGGAGTTCGATAATTTAAGGATGAATTATAGGCTTATTAATGCTGAGAAACTAACGTTTGAGTTCCCCAATAGTAATGATATGGGTATTGCCTTCATAAGGACTGTTAGTCAGCATAGGACCCAAATGCTTTCACAGCTTTATGAGGCGATTGGCGGTAAGTCGATTAACCCGGCTATGTCAATATTGATAGGTAATAATAAGGCGGTGACCCTAGCCATACTAAGCAGGCTTGGCGTGCCAATACCCAATAGCGTTGTTGCCTTATCAAGTAAGGTCGTGATAAGGTCGTTGGATAGGGTTGGTGTACCTGCCATTGTTAAGCCTGTGCATGGTTCGTGGGGTAGACTCGTAAGCCTAGTCGGTAGTTCAGATGATATGGATCTCCTCATTAGGCATAGAGATTCCATGGAGAATCCTCAATACGGCACCTACCTACTTCAGGAATTCGTTAAGAAGCCCGGTAGGGACATTAGGGTTACCGTTGTTGGTGATAGGGCCGTGGCAGCCATATATAGGTACGCGGTCGGTGATGATTGGAGGACTAATACTGCCAGGGGTGGTAAGGCTGAGGCTGTTAGAATAGACCCGGAGCTCGAGGACATCAGTGTCAGGGCTACTAAGGCTATAGGTGCCTACTATGCGGGCGTTGATGTTGTCGAGTCTGACGGAGGTTATAAGGTCCTTGAGGTGAATACAGTGCCTGAATTCAAGAATGTCCAGAGGGTCACCGGTGTTAATGTGGCTAGGCACATAGCAGAGCTGGTGCTTGATATGGCCAGGAGGGGTTAA
- the lysW/argW gene encoding alpha-aminoadipate/glutamate carrier protein LysW codes for MPTKIACQVCGADINVPDDVLDGELVSCPSCGQKYQVVIQNGLIQLKLIKVEEEDWGE; via the coding sequence ATGCCCACAAAGATTGCCTGTCAGGTATGTGGCGCAGACATAAATGTTCCAGATGATGTCCTGGATGGCGAGTTGGTTAGTTGCCCGAGTTGTGGACAGAAGTACCAGGTGGTTATTCAGAATGGCTTAATACAGTTGAAGCTCATTAAGGTTGAGGAGGAGGATTGGGGAGAATAA
- a CDS encoding [LysW]-aminoadipate/[LysW]-glutamate kinase has protein sequence MLIIVKVGGSVIRKGVDNLIKEVPNLIQSGHKVVLVHGGGYFISELMEKMGLKPRFVTSPSGVTSRYTDLETLRVYVMGMMFLNKELVSRLQGVGVNAVGLSGVDGGLLRARRRESMIIIDERGRERVIDGGYTGKIESANAEFLLRFLNEGLVPVIAPIAMDNKTGGPLNVDGDQALEVLSYSLNPGFAVILTDVDGVIVGGKVVSKVSVSEALELFKNPEVKGGMKRKVYTAAQLASKGIHAVISNGTIENPITSAINGLGTHVTPS, from the coding sequence ATGCTCATTATAGTTAAGGTGGGAGGTTCAGTCATTAGGAAAGGCGTGGATAACCTCATTAAGGAAGTCCCCAACCTAATCCAGTCTGGTCATAAGGTTGTGCTTGTTCATGGTGGTGGTTACTTCATAAGTGAGCTAATGGAGAAGATGGGCTTAAAGCCTAGGTTCGTAACAAGCCCGAGTGGTGTGACCAGCAGGTATACTGATCTTGAGACGCTTAGGGTCTACGTGATGGGCATGATGTTCCTAAACAAGGAGCTGGTGAGTAGGTTGCAGGGTGTTGGTGTTAACGCTGTTGGTCTATCAGGCGTGGATGGTGGCTTACTTAGGGCTAGGAGGAGGGAGTCGATGATAATAATCGATGAGAGGGGTAGGGAGAGGGTTATTGATGGTGGATATACTGGTAAGATAGAGAGTGCAAATGCCGAGTTTCTCCTTAGGTTCCTCAATGAGGGTCTTGTACCAGTGATAGCTCCAATAGCTATGGACAATAAGACAGGTGGGCCCCTAAATGTGGATGGAGATCAGGCACTTGAGGTCTTGTCCTATTCGTTAAATCCAGGTTTTGCTGTAATACTTACTGACGTTGATGGCGTCATAGTGGGTGGAAAGGTAGTTAGTAAGGTCTCGGTAAGCGAGGCTCTCGAGCTTTTCAAGAACCCTGAGGTCAAGGGTGGTATGAAGAGGAAGGTGTATACAGCCGCTCAACTGGCGAGTAAGGGTATCCATGCAGTGATTTCAAATGGCACTATTGAGAACCCTATAACGTCGGCCATCAATGGTCTCGGCACCCATGTTACGCCGAGCTGA
- a CDS encoding pyridoxal phosphate-dependent aminotransferase, with the protein MRGFSQAISFLRESPTRKIDAIRERLKRENRDIINLSAGQPGIPPPIEIRSLLAKQLLEERGMDLYGYTPSQGIIELREAVAEDLKRLGGIDVDPGNIVIITGGQEGMFATFMTILNPGDEVILLDPTYFGYKPIIEYFSGRIKRLALSMDEGFKIDVERLKELITSRTKALVLVSPDNPTGNIVDRDTAKAIADLARDKDFWIVSDEAYRTLIYEGEHTYIYRYAPDHVISINTFSKDPGIPGWRLGFVYGPSDAVPKLKLAAEEMTYCPPVVAQRFVAAYLRSEVRMKHLRYIIEEYRSRRDAAIEALRNYLPEARFIIPRGSMFVFVDMSRYIRDSERFAEILLEKFGVTVIPGTYFSDIYRAAIRVSFVVESIDRIREGIRKIGEAVSEYGESL; encoded by the coding sequence ATGCGCGGCTTTTCACAGGCAATATCGTTCCTTAGGGAGTCACCTACTAGGAAGATTGACGCTATTAGGGAGAGGTTGAAGCGTGAGAATAGGGATATTATCAACCTATCGGCCGGTCAACCTGGAATACCGCCGCCCATTGAGATTAGGTCGTTACTGGCAAAGCAACTCCTTGAGGAAAGGGGTATGGATTTGTATGGGTATACTCCGAGCCAGGGCATTATAGAGCTTAGGGAGGCCGTGGCCGAGGACTTAAAGAGACTTGGTGGTATTGACGTTGATCCAGGCAATATAGTGATCATCACCGGTGGTCAAGAGGGCATGTTCGCAACCTTCATGACAATACTCAACCCTGGGGACGAGGTTATCCTCTTGGATCCTACATACTTCGGTTACAAACCAATAATTGAGTACTTCAGTGGCAGAATTAAGAGGCTCGCCCTAAGTATGGATGAGGGTTTTAAAATCGACGTTGAAAGGTTAAAGGAATTGATAACAAGTAGGACCAAGGCCTTGGTCCTTGTCTCGCCAGATAACCCGACAGGTAATATAGTGGATAGGGACACCGCCAAGGCAATAGCCGACCTGGCTAGGGATAAGGACTTCTGGATAGTGTCTGATGAGGCATATAGGACCTTGATCTATGAGGGTGAGCACACGTATATCTATAGGTATGCGCCCGATCACGTGATTTCAATAAACACATTCTCTAAAGACCCTGGAATCCCAGGTTGGAGGTTGGGCTTTGTGTATGGACCAAGCGATGCCGTACCTAAGCTTAAATTGGCTGCTGAGGAAATGACATACTGCCCACCGGTGGTGGCTCAGAGGTTTGTGGCTGCTTACCTCAGGTCTGAGGTCAGGATGAAGCATCTAAGGTACATTATTGAGGAGTATAGGTCGAGGAGGGATGCTGCTATTGAGGCGTTGAGGAATTATTTGCCAGAGGCGCGCTTTATTATTCCTAGAGGCTCCATGTTCGTGTTTGTTGACATGTCTAGGTACATTAGGGATTCCGAGAGGTTTGCCGAGATCCTTCTTGAGAAGTTTGGCGTTACTGTTATTCCAGGTACGTACTTCAGTGATATATACAGGGCAGCGATTAGGGTATCCTTCGTCGTTGAGAGTATTGATAGGATTAGGGAGGGTATTAGGAAGATTGGTGAGGCCGTTAGTGAGTATGGGGAGTCCCTATGA